A single window of Oncorhynchus keta strain PuntledgeMale-10-30-2019 chromosome 34, Oket_V2, whole genome shotgun sequence DNA harbors:
- the LOC118367603 gene encoding LOW QUALITY PROTEIN: transmembrane protein 176B-like (The sequence of the model RefSeq protein was modified relative to this genomic sequence to represent the inferred CDS: inserted 2 bases in 1 codon), with product MSVTVTNGKGVAVFTVNSKEGSSWPLLCQILRTLCYGPASSVSQGPWRLQANTQSALGTIQIMVGVLNIDLGAILVSTDYXTLAGYRVPYWLGGVFIAVGIMCILAEKFPSPCLVGINMLTNLSGASLAIAGIVLANCHFWWSCNDDDYIWRDDYYGGQVRQLPSHPQRDRLLAKCKDAKQVSLMLMNALDFVLIVPAVLQLCVTISSAVSGLKALYKDGKEGKENIQDLEQHKPLLEEVTTNPAA from the exons ATGTCAGTGACCGTGACCAATGGCAAAGGGGTGGCTGTATTTACCGTGAACTCTAAAGAAGGAAGCAGTTGGCCCCTGCTGTGTCAAATACTTCGGACCCTGTGCTACGGCCCAGCAAGCTCTGTGTCCCAGGGACCTTGGAGGCTCCAAGCAAATACCCAGTCAGCTCTGGGG ACTATACAGATCATGGTGGGAGTACTCAACATTGACTTGGGAGCGATCCTTGTTAGCACTGATTA TACACTGGCAGGGTATAGGGTTCCTTATTGGCTTGGTGGTGTG TTTATAGCAGTTGGCATCATGTGTATATTGGCTGAGAAGTTCCCCAGTCCCTGCTTG GTGGGCATCAATATGTTGACGAACCTGTCAGGTGCTTCTCTGGCCATTGCTGGAATTGTACTGGCAAACTGCCATTTCTGGTGGAGTTGCAATGATGACGACTACATCTGGCGAGATGACTACTATGGCGGCCAGGTGAGACAACTACCAAGTCATCCGCAGAGGGATAGACTCTTGGCGAAATGCAAAGATGCCAAGCAGGTTTCACTG ATGTTGATGAATGCCTTGGACTTCGTGCTCATCGTCCCTGCAGTCCTTCAGCTTTGTGTCACCATCAGCTCTGCGGTGTCGGGTCTCAAGGCTTTGTACAAGGATGGAAAGGAGGGAAAAG AGAACATCCAGGACCTGGAGCAGCATAAGCCTCTGCTGGAGGAGGTCACCAC